Proteins from a single region of Hordeum vulgare subsp. vulgare chromosome 6H, MorexV3_pseudomolecules_assembly, whole genome shotgun sequence:
- the LOC123404408 gene encoding non-specific lipid transfer protein GPI-anchored 14-like: MGPRVLLVTAMVAAAVAAAGADVAADRAECSDKLVALATCLTFVQGQGQAPTPDCCGGLKTVLQTSPKCLCVLVKDRDDPGLDLKLNVTRALGLPAACSAPANISDCPRLLHLPPNSKDAQVFEQFAKQQAAQSSPSGAPSAPSTGAQKSAATGMRWLGVGGVGVAARAAALLFFAVPFLLLES; this comes from the exons ATGGGTCCGAGAGTTCTTCTTGTCACGGCTATGGTGGCCGCGGccgtggcggcggcgggggcggacgTCGCGGCGGACCGGGCGGAATGCTCGGACAAGCTGGTGGCGCTGGCGACGTGCCTGACATTCGTGCAGGGGCAGGGGCAGGCGCCGACGCCGGACTGCTGCGGGGGCCTGAAGACGGTGCTGCAGACCAGCCCCAAGTGCCTGTGCGTGCTCGTCAAGGACCGCGACGATCCCGGTCTCGACTTGAAGCTCAACGTCACCAGGGCGCTCGGCCTCCCCGCCGCCTGCAGCGCCCCGGCAAACATCTCCGACTGCCCAA GGCTACTGCACCTGCCGCCCAATTCCAAGGACGCACAGGTCTTCGAGCAGTTTGCCAAGCAGCAGGCGGCCCAGAGCAGCCCAA GTGGGGCGCCTAGTGCGCCGAGCACGGGCGCACAGAAGAGCGCGGCGACGGGGATGAGGTGGTTGGGAGTGGGCGGAGTCGGTGTGGCCGCACGCGCAGCGGCGCTCCTCTTCTTCGCCGTGCCTTTCTTGCTCCTTGAGAGCTAA